In Methanosarcina barkeri MS, a single window of DNA contains:
- a CDS encoding DUF4139 domain-containing protein, translating into MKIKKSNIWMILASGLILTASAAFVYPDFTFHPDITASTAQAAQADRSETTANGIESSSSIVTRVQASNPLEILTAGAQAIDSGTEVTVYNNNLALVKEKRELDLDSGVNRVEYKDVAALIDPTSVMFEDTKNKNTVVLEQNYEYDLMSSQELLGKFLDKEITVTEKEGGTYTGVLMSYDDNKGLVLRLSAGKVVTLSEISKVEFPDSAGLLTKPTLIWQVYSTAAGKRDVLTSYLTNGMSWKANYIVKTSADDKKADIQGWVTVNNEAGTTYENAKLKLVAGEVNRVTAPQETPARKAVAEEGVAYDEAVESFVEESFFEYHLYTLQRPATLRNNQVKQLSLLSVNSVPVEKELVFDVSKSSNVQVALSLNNSKEKGLGMPLPAGVLRVYKTDSEGQLQFLGEDNIKHTPKDEEIKVVVGNSFDVTGKRTQINYDKISSNVWKESYETEIKNHKSESQKVKIVENFYGDWEITTTSDPYEKKDAYTAEWEITIPADGSKKVTYTVERSY; encoded by the coding sequence ATGAAAATAAAGAAAAGTAACATCTGGATGATTCTGGCATCAGGATTGATTTTAACTGCATCTGCAGCCTTCGTGTATCCTGATTTTACCTTCCATCCTGATATTACAGCAAGCACGGCTCAAGCAGCCCAAGCAGATAGATCTGAAACTACAGCTAACGGAATAGAATCCAGTTCGAGCATAGTTACCAGAGTACAGGCTTCAAACCCACTGGAGATTCTCACAGCAGGTGCTCAGGCAATTGATTCAGGTACTGAGGTTACTGTTTACAATAATAACCTTGCCCTTGTAAAAGAAAAAAGGGAACTCGATCTTGATTCTGGAGTGAACAGGGTTGAATATAAGGATGTTGCTGCTCTTATTGATCCGACATCAGTAATGTTTGAGGATACGAAAAATAAGAATACTGTCGTACTGGAGCAGAATTATGAATACGACCTCATGAGCAGCCAGGAGCTTCTGGGAAAATTTCTAGATAAGGAAATTACTGTCACCGAAAAAGAAGGAGGCACATACACAGGGGTTCTCATGAGCTATGATGACAATAAGGGACTGGTGCTCAGGTTAAGTGCCGGGAAGGTTGTAACCCTTTCCGAAATATCGAAAGTGGAGTTTCCGGACTCTGCCGGACTGCTCACAAAACCTACCCTTATCTGGCAGGTCTACTCAACTGCCGCAGGCAAGAGGGATGTCCTCACTTCCTATCTTACAAATGGGATGAGCTGGAAAGCAAACTATATCGTAAAGACCAGTGCGGATGACAAGAAAGCCGATATCCAGGGTTGGGTTACTGTTAATAATGAAGCAGGAACAACCTATGAAAACGCCAAACTGAAACTGGTTGCAGGAGAAGTTAACCGCGTAACTGCACCACAGGAAACACCTGCGAGGAAGGCAGTTGCAGAAGAAGGAGTTGCATATGACGAAGCTGTGGAGAGTTTCGTTGAGGAATCATTCTTTGAGTATCACCTATATACCCTTCAAAGGCCGGCTACCCTCAGGAACAATCAAGTAAAACAACTTTCCCTTCTCTCTGTCAATTCCGTGCCTGTAGAAAAGGAACTGGTTTTTGATGTCTCAAAAAGCAGTAATGTCCAGGTCGCCCTTAGCTTAAACAATTCAAAAGAAAAAGGCCTTGGAATGCCTCTTCCTGCCGGAGTTCTAAGAGTATACAAAACTGACTCAGAAGGCCAGCTTCAGTTCCTTGGAGAAGACAACATAAAGCACACTCCAAAAGATGAAGAGATAAAAGTTGTTGTAGGAAACTCTTTTGATGTAACAGGCAAAAGAACCCAGATAAATTACGATAAAATCAGCTCGAACGTCTGGAAAGAAAGTTACGAAACCGAAATCAAAAACCACAAATCCGAGTCCCAGAAAGTAAAAATCGTAGAAAACTTCTACGGCGACTGGGAAATCACAACCACCTCTGACCCATACGAGAAAAAAGATGCCTATACAGCTGAATGGGAGATAACCATACCCGCAGATGGCTCAAAGAAAGTTACTTACACCGTAGAACGCAGTTATTAA
- a CDS encoding PGF-pre-PGF domain-containing protein, with translation MNLIKAFRNKSLIQLSGLISGFVLIILFAWIILPASAAGIEVNREISAGTVNPGESFAVTVHIITEQDIEALTLDENLPEGWQVSQWENNGAVFQKTSTFKASTLEWIWVENFSAGEEKTVVYNVTVPSNFEPGNFTLSGRISAYSVSATPVEGFSEIVVISPPEANFSAIPLLGPAPLIVQFTDLSTFNPDSWEWDFDGNGNIDSNERNPVYTYESPGVYTVILKATNSTYGNSTYGNSTRTKVGYITVTEKSSGSGENVGNEESSGGNRGGNSGGGGGGAGSPESTGNVDLKEISNEQVFKGIHTCFTFKGEANEIVTVEFDPKKNFGKTTAIVEILKNTSSIVKEPAPGTVYRNVNIWIGNNGFSSQENFENASINFRVSRVWITEQGGSKDTVALYRYSEEVWNSLPTTFSREDEVYFYFTAETPGFSPFAISSMKINTKSIEFLQTKNEENKGNNKSNLSEGKKQENITNVNLELNKENDEEKRDVPNPAVFLTVIGFLTSYVILSKRKHR, from the coding sequence ATGAACCTCATTAAAGCCTTCAGAAACAAAAGCCTGATTCAACTCTCAGGCCTTATTTCAGGCTTCGTTCTGATTATTCTGTTTGCCTGGATAATCCTCCCTGCCTCAGCCGCAGGGATAGAGGTAAACAGGGAGATTTCTGCTGGAACGGTTAACCCAGGTGAAAGTTTTGCGGTAACCGTACATATAATTACGGAGCAGGATATTGAAGCTCTGACGCTCGATGAGAATCTCCCTGAAGGATGGCAGGTAAGCCAGTGGGAAAATAATGGGGCTGTGTTCCAGAAAACCAGCACATTCAAAGCATCCACTCTAGAATGGATCTGGGTTGAGAACTTTTCAGCAGGGGAAGAAAAGACAGTTGTATATAATGTGACCGTGCCTTCGAATTTCGAGCCTGGAAACTTTACACTTTCTGGCAGGATTTCTGCTTATTCTGTTTCCGCTACCCCAGTGGAAGGATTTTCAGAAATAGTGGTTATTTCTCCGCCTGAAGCAAACTTTTCCGCAATTCCTCTCCTTGGACCTGCCCCTCTGATTGTCCAGTTCACGGATTTATCTACCTTCAATCCTGATTCCTGGGAGTGGGACTTTGATGGAAACGGGAACATTGACTCAAACGAAAGGAATCCGGTTTACACATACGAGAGTCCTGGAGTCTACACTGTTATATTAAAGGCGACTAACAGTACTTATGGAAATAGTACGTATGGGAATAGTACTCGGACAAAAGTAGGATATATAACTGTGACCGAGAAATCGTCAGGTTCTGGAGAAAATGTGGGAAATGAAGAAAGTAGCGGAGGAAATAGAGGAGGAAATAGTGGAGGAGGCGGGGGCGGCGCAGGCTCTCCAGAATCAACCGGGAATGTCGATCTGAAGGAAATTTCTAATGAACAGGTTTTCAAAGGCATTCATACGTGTTTCACTTTTAAAGGCGAAGCAAATGAAATCGTCACCGTGGAGTTCGATCCGAAAAAGAATTTCGGAAAAACAACTGCTATTGTAGAAATACTAAAAAATACATCCTCAATTGTTAAGGAACCTGCACCCGGAACTGTCTACAGGAATGTAAATATCTGGATTGGGAATAATGGCTTTTCAAGTCAGGAAAATTTTGAAAATGCCAGCATAAATTTCAGGGTAAGCAGGGTCTGGATTACCGAACAGGGAGGAAGCAAAGATACTGTAGCCCTGTATCGCTACAGTGAGGAAGTATGGAACTCACTGCCTACAACCTTCAGTAGAGAAGATGAAGTTTACTTTTACTTTACCGCAGAAACTCCAGGCTTTTCTCCCTTTGCGATATCAAGTATGAAAATAAATACTAAGTCTATTGAATTCCTTCAAACTAAAAATGAAGAAAATAAGGGTAATAATAAAAGTAATCTGTCTGAAGGAAAAAAACAAGAAAATATAACAAATGTAAACTTAGAGCTTAATAAAGAAAATGATGAAGAAAAAAGAGATGTTCCGAACCCTGCTGTTTTCTTGACTGTTATCGGATTTCTGACTTCGTATGTAATATTGAGTAAGAGGAAGCACAGGTAA
- a CDS encoding condensation domain-containing protein, which produces MKSQKISRTMPATLQDQFNYVARYGISNYTLQAVIRFENRLDEVKLARAVRLSTDAEPVLGCLFVERDDRPFWQRLADPERISWCRLEETQDREESIMKFLLEPLSMDHDPQVLALLVRCGQEDTLCIKLNHACCDGRSAKEYLKLLAGIYTQLYIDSSFEPEPNVQGKRDQSAVLEALGITDLKSAFTSESEELEPTWAFPWKQSVEPESIRFSISRIYQRDFQNISAYAKTHGATINDIILTAFFRALFNMIKPGSDSPMEIQFTVDLRRYLPEGENIAISNLSGIESLRLSEIKCEPFVATLERVISIMKSIKTGFPGIKSAFACELMSGMGFREVLKMNKKEWERSLTSRRSSPMLTNLGVISPYPLLFGETVIKDAYLVTPAFRAPAFMLGISTYQETLTLTAGYYEPAIRKENVDCLLGLVAGELISCHDT; this is translated from the coding sequence ATGAAGTCTCAAAAAATTTCCAGAACGATGCCTGCCACCTTACAGGACCAATTCAATTATGTGGCTCGCTATGGGATTTCAAATTATACACTTCAAGCTGTGATACGTTTCGAAAATAGGCTGGATGAGGTAAAATTGGCTCGAGCCGTAAGATTGTCCACTGACGCCGAGCCTGTACTGGGCTGCCTGTTCGTCGAAAGGGACGACAGGCCCTTCTGGCAACGCCTCGCTGATCCCGAAAGGATTTCATGGTGCAGGCTGGAAGAAACGCAGGACAGGGAAGAATCAATTATGAAATTCCTGCTGGAGCCTTTAAGCATGGACCATGACCCACAGGTGCTGGCACTGCTGGTGCGATGTGGTCAGGAAGATACTCTATGTATCAAACTCAATCATGCCTGCTGCGATGGCCGAAGCGCCAAAGAATACCTTAAACTACTGGCTGGCATATATACTCAGCTTTATATAGATTCTTCTTTTGAACCTGAACCGAACGTACAAGGAAAAAGAGACCAGAGTGCTGTACTTGAGGCCCTTGGAATAACTGACCTCAAGTCTGCTTTCACTTCTGAAAGTGAAGAATTAGAGCCTACATGGGCTTTTCCCTGGAAACAATCTGTAGAACCAGAATCGATACGGTTCTCTATAAGCAGAATCTACCAACGAGATTTTCAAAATATTTCGGCCTATGCAAAAACCCACGGAGCAACAATAAACGATATTATCCTGACAGCTTTCTTTCGGGCGTTATTTAACATGATAAAACCTGGATCTGATTCTCCTATGGAAATACAGTTTACAGTGGATTTACGCCGTTATTTGCCGGAAGGAGAAAATATAGCTATTTCTAATTTATCTGGAATAGAAAGTTTGAGACTGTCTGAAATCAAGTGCGAACCTTTTGTTGCCACTCTGGAAAGAGTTATATCCATCATGAAAAGCATTAAAACTGGCTTTCCAGGAATAAAAAGCGCTTTTGCCTGTGAATTAATGTCCGGTATGGGTTTTCGGGAAGTTCTTAAGATGAACAAAAAAGAATGGGAAAGATCTCTAACAAGTAGAAGGTCTTCTCCTATGCTCACTAATTTAGGAGTTATCAGTCCTTACCCCCTTCTTTTTGGAGAAACAGTTATCAAAGACGCTTACTTGGTAACTCCGGCTTTCCGTGCCCCTGCTTTTATGCTTGGGATTTCAACCTACCAGGAAACACTTACTCTTACAGCAGGTTATTATGAACCTGCTATACGGAAAGAGAATGTAGATTGTTTGCTTGGCCTGGTTGCTGGTGAGCTGATTTCCTGCCATGACACTTGA
- a CDS encoding nucleotidyltransferase domain-containing protein, with protein MLKTRLRDFLVTKDNWLFAVSDYFRSNGIRATLRYVPDENGERELNGIRYKKYDFGPAFEFMRKYKPEWVQDVHVVPESEVKQVLHPSDAIPRLVNSDSRVRAIVKTLDRAGIPRTSMGVTGSMLAGLQNENSDIDFVVYGPVWFRARDAIAAAKQQEGPIEEIDEEMWQRIYRKRIPEISFDEFMLHESRKGNRGMVEGTYFDLLFVREWDQIKEPLLRGKDTVKMKIEARVTNADFAFDSPAYYKVEHDEIDHVLSYTHTYAGQALPGELIEARGIVEEVGDIKRLVVGTSREPKGEWIKSLTWLEKCGHI; from the coding sequence ATGCTAAAAACACGCTTGAGGGATTTTCTTGTCACGAAAGATAACTGGCTTTTTGCGGTTTCCGACTATTTCCGTAGCAATGGAATCCGCGCCACACTCCGCTACGTGCCCGATGAGAATGGGGAAAGAGAATTAAACGGGATACGATATAAAAAATATGATTTTGGTCCGGCTTTTGAGTTCATGAGGAAGTACAAGCCTGAATGGGTACAGGATGTTCATGTGGTGCCTGAATCTGAAGTAAAACAGGTGCTTCACCCCTCGGATGCGATTCCCAGACTTGTAAATTCTGACAGTCGCGTCAGAGCAATCGTAAAGACCCTTGACCGGGCAGGCATTCCCAGGACAAGCATGGGAGTTACTGGCTCGATGCTCGCAGGCCTCCAGAATGAAAATTCGGATATTGACTTTGTTGTATACGGCCCTGTATGGTTCAGGGCAAGGGATGCAATAGCTGCTGCAAAACAGCAGGAAGGACCCATTGAAGAAATTGATGAGGAGATGTGGCAGAGAATCTACAGAAAGAGAATTCCTGAGATTTCATTTGATGAGTTCATGCTGCACGAATCGAGAAAAGGTAACCGGGGCATGGTTGAAGGCACTTATTTTGACCTCCTTTTCGTAAGGGAATGGGACCAGATAAAAGAACCTCTTCTGCGCGGGAAGGACACCGTCAAAATGAAAATAGAAGCCAGAGTTACAAATGCCGACTTTGCTTTTGACAGTCCTGCGTATTACAAGGTCGAACACGATGAGATCGACCACGTGCTCTCGTATACCCACACCTATGCAGGCCAGGCACTTCCAGGAGAGTTAATAGAAGCTCGCGGCATCGTCGAAGAAGTCGGAGACATTAAGCGGCTTGTGGTGGGTACTTCAAGGGAGCCAAAAGGAGAATGGATAAAGTCTCTTACCTGGCTTGAGAAGTGCGGGCATATCTAA
- a CDS encoding M20 metallopeptidase family protein, producing the protein MLLRENPSAEALEAWIIQLRREFHRYPELSFGEYETQKKILKILGELGVEARKIADTGVFASIRGKLPGPCIALRSDTDGLQVQEELTERNSDYISRNDGVMHACGHDGHMAMLFGAARLFQENRNFPGEVRLIFQPAEEIPPGGSERVIAEGGLEGVDAVMGIHIFTNHESGSVGFRPGPFMASTNRFEVIVKGKGGHISKPKSCIDPVRIATDFLSNLYPALEKQLEPDKYVIGVGRIQGGAQFNRIPDTVEILGSYRSFDRETTDIIDRTMKECLDEVVKRYVKPGDEFSGFPDYELDILHGYPVLVNDPMFTNAVNSKLQESFPKLTIYPELEKTFAAEDFASYLQKVPGIFISLGDLNPEKKIVEINHSCKFDIDEDILITGTEIFYTVSLDFLKNPEKYLSSQSHLNPEPLRKSLKTNR; encoded by the coding sequence ATGCTTTTGAGAGAAAATCCGAGTGCAGAGGCGCTTGAAGCCTGGATTATACAGCTCAGGCGCGAATTTCATAGATACCCCGAACTTAGTTTTGGAGAATACGAGACCCAGAAGAAAATTCTGAAAATCCTTGGAGAACTGGGAGTAGAAGCCAGAAAAATTGCAGATACCGGCGTATTTGCAAGCATTCGGGGGAAGTTACCTGGGCCCTGTATCGCCCTTCGATCAGATACTGATGGACTGCAGGTACAGGAAGAGTTGACTGAAAGAAATAGTGACTATATCTCCAGAAATGATGGAGTAATGCACGCCTGCGGACATGATGGACATATGGCAATGCTTTTTGGGGCTGCACGGCTTTTTCAGGAGAACAGGAATTTTCCGGGTGAAGTTCGCCTTATCTTCCAGCCTGCCGAGGAAATTCCACCAGGAGGTTCGGAGAGGGTAATTGCAGAGGGGGGGCTTGAAGGTGTGGATGCAGTTATGGGTATACACATCTTTACCAATCACGAATCAGGAAGTGTGGGATTCCGTCCCGGGCCTTTCATGGCAAGCACTAACCGTTTTGAAGTGATCGTTAAAGGAAAGGGAGGCCATATCTCAAAGCCTAAAAGCTGCATTGATCCCGTTCGAATAGCAACGGATTTTCTAAGTAACCTTTATCCTGCTCTGGAAAAGCAGCTTGAACCGGATAAGTATGTCATTGGAGTGGGAAGGATTCAAGGAGGAGCTCAGTTCAACAGAATTCCTGATACTGTAGAGATTCTTGGAAGTTATCGATCCTTTGACCGAGAGACTACTGATATCATTGACAGGACAATGAAAGAGTGCCTGGATGAGGTAGTAAAAAGATATGTAAAGCCGGGAGACGAATTTTCAGGCTTTCCGGACTACGAGCTTGATATACTGCACGGCTATCCTGTCCTTGTGAATGACCCCATGTTCACAAACGCTGTAAATTCTAAGCTGCAGGAGAGTTTCCCGAAACTTACAATCTATCCTGAACTCGAAAAAACTTTTGCCGCTGAAGATTTTGCAAGTTACCTGCAGAAAGTTCCAGGAATTTTCATTTCCCTGGGTGATCTAAACCCGGAAAAAAAGATAGTGGAAATCAATCACTCTTGCAAGTTTGATATTGATGAGGATATACTGATTACTGGTACTGAAATATTTTATACTGTTTCCCTGGATTTTCTCAAAAACCCGGAAAAATATCTCAGTTCCCAGAGTCATTTGAACCCCGAACCCTTAAGAAAGAGCCTGAAAACCAACAGGTAA
- a CDS encoding GNAT family N-acetyltransferase: protein MIIQRYDDSRKEEVRDVVLGVLKEHGFEPDRLKDADLNDINGYYFGSGGAFFVGIVDGKVVGTAGIRKLSGNRCEIRRIYLKKAFRGKGNGKQLFRTALDFAEKNCSGVFLKTDSTLTKAIDMYLKHGFTFKKEETGYLYFEKMF from the coding sequence ATGATAATCCAGAGATATGACGATTCCAGAAAGGAAGAAGTTCGTGACGTTGTGCTTGGAGTGTTGAAGGAACACGGCTTTGAACCCGACAGGCTAAAAGATGCTGACCTCAATGACATAAATGGTTATTATTTTGGAAGTGGAGGCGCGTTTTTCGTAGGGATCGTCGACGGCAAAGTCGTAGGTACAGCAGGCATCCGAAAACTCAGCGGAAATCGGTGCGAAATCCGGCGTATTTATCTTAAAAAAGCCTTCAGGGGTAAAGGCAACGGAAAACAGCTCTTCAGGACTGCTCTCGATTTTGCTGAAAAAAACTGCTCAGGTGTGTTTCTTAAAACCGATTCGACTCTCACAAAAGCGATAGACATGTATCTCAAGCACGGCTTTACTTTCAAGAAAGAAGAGACAGGGTACCTGTATTTCGAAAAAATGTTTTAA
- a CDS encoding glycoside hydrolase family 16 protein: MRKSIFILIGIILLISNASALSRSGYDWTHKSDIKSPGSSHWNPNDAYADSEKLQSNASVLRWSGYDWTLKSGIKGPGSNYWNPNNTYVDSDGKLHLEINYKDGHWNCAELDSVKNFKYGRYTWVVSSQSLNLDKNVVLGLFTYTDDDHEIDIESGQWGNSSSDHLHFTCQPDQTVTFVSPTSSYINATDVTYTFDWQPTYIYYTARASNGKIIANWYCTNKKDIPKVKAKVMMNLWLQHSIPPSNDKPVEVIISSFHWSSVKHKIHIQ; this comes from the coding sequence ATGCGAAAATCGATATTCATATTAATTGGGATTATATTACTTATATCAAATGCAAGTGCACTTAGTCGGTCGGGATATGATTGGACACATAAAAGTGATATAAAAAGTCCTGGATCAAGTCATTGGAACCCAAATGACGCATATGCAGATTCAGAGAAACTACAATCAAATGCAAGTGTACTTCGTTGGTCGGGATATGATTGGACACTTAAAAGTGGTATAAAAGGTCCTGGATCAAACTATTGGAACCCAAATAACACATATGTAGATTCAGATGGTAAACTACACCTTGAAATAAACTATAAAGATGGTCATTGGAATTGTGCTGAGCTGGATAGTGTTAAAAACTTTAAATATGGAAGATATACATGGGTAGTATCTTCACAATCATTAAATCTTGATAAAAATGTAGTACTTGGACTCTTCACATATACAGACGATGATCATGAGATTGATATTGAATCAGGTCAGTGGGGTAACTCAAGCTCAGACCATCTACATTTCACATGCCAACCAGACCAAACAGTAACATTTGTGTCACCTACTTCCAGTTATATAAACGCAACTGACGTGACTTATACATTCGACTGGCAACCAACTTACATATATTACACTGCTAGAGCGTCAAATGGTAAAATCATTGCTAATTGGTACTGTACAAATAAGAAAGATATTCCAAAAGTAAAAGCAAAAGTAATGATGAACCTTTGGTTGCAGCATAGTATACCACCAAGTAATGACAAACCAGTAGAAGTGATTATAAGCTCCTTTCACTGGTCATCAGTTAAGCATAAAATCCACATCCAGTAA
- a CDS encoding glycosyltransferase produces MEPLLLFFYIIGFTCFSVGILTIPYYPLSLAFEMRKSKQHIFSSENPFVSIVVPAYNEGKVIGHCIESILASNYSEYEVILVDDGSSDNTLEEMQRYETNSHVIVVTKKNGGKASALNVGLNLAKGEVLFFVDADGIFAPDTISKMLSGFISEDVGAVCGNDAPINLDKLQTQLANLLTHVGTGFVRRALSTIDCLPVVSGNIGAYRSSTLEKTGPFLEGFIGEDMELTWRVHKAGYKIVFQPWAIVYAEAPSTITGLWKQRVRWARGLLKTAYIHRDMLFNPKYGLFAFYLPINLTSMIIIPLLQLISIILLPILLLRNINPIPLNWIGIMGWLGMFSSIFALLFSIALDRAWLDLKYFYVIPLWVLYSFMMDVVMLWAIIVELRREEANWNKLDRTGIVSR; encoded by the coding sequence ATGGAGCCACTTCTTTTATTCTTCTATATTATAGGATTCACCTGCTTTTCTGTAGGTATTCTGACAATTCCATATTATCCACTATCTTTAGCTTTCGAAATGCGCAAGAGCAAGCAGCATATATTCAGCAGCGAGAATCCCTTTGTCTCTATAGTGGTACCAGCCTATAATGAAGGAAAAGTGATAGGCCATTGTATAGAGTCCATTTTAGCATCAAACTATTCAGAATATGAGGTCATCCTGGTGGATGATGGTTCGTCTGATAATACACTTGAAGAGATGCAGCGTTATGAAACGAACTCCCACGTAATTGTGGTAACCAAGAAAAATGGAGGCAAAGCCTCAGCTCTTAATGTGGGACTGAACCTGGCCAAAGGAGAAGTACTATTCTTCGTCGACGCTGATGGCATCTTTGCTCCTGATACCATAAGCAAGATGCTCAGTGGTTTTATCAGCGAAGATGTAGGTGCAGTATGCGGCAACGATGCTCCCATTAACCTTGATAAGCTTCAGACACAATTGGCGAACTTGCTCACTCACGTAGGCACAGGCTTTGTGCGCAGAGCGCTATCTACTATCGATTGCCTTCCTGTCGTGTCTGGCAATATAGGCGCCTATCGATCTAGCACTCTTGAAAAGACTGGTCCCTTCTTAGAGGGATTTATAGGCGAAGATATGGAATTGACCTGGCGTGTGCACAAGGCAGGTTACAAAATAGTGTTTCAACCTTGGGCCATAGTATATGCAGAAGCACCCTCAACTATCACGGGCCTGTGGAAGCAGCGCGTGCGATGGGCGCGTGGGCTACTTAAAACCGCTTATATTCACCGAGATATGTTATTCAATCCAAAGTATGGTCTTTTTGCCTTTTATTTGCCTATTAACTTAACATCAATGATTATCATACCTTTGCTACAGTTGATATCAATCATACTGTTGCCAATCTTGCTACTTCGCAACATTAATCCCATCCCTTTGAACTGGATAGGCATCATGGGTTGGCTTGGTATGTTCTCTTCCATTTTTGCATTATTATTTTCTATTGCCCTTGACCGAGCTTGGCTTGATTTAAAATACTTCTACGTGATACCATTATGGGTACTATATTCCTTTATGATGGATGTAGTAATGCTATGGGCGATCATCGTTGAGTTGCGTAGAGAGGAGGCAAACTGGAACAAGCTAGATCGGACCGGCATTGTAAGCCGCTGA
- a CDS encoding ATP-grasp domain-containing protein codes for MVKIMVTGIGGPAGRNVALLLLEKGHTVIGVDMQRISLPGVKMHRIPPASHPLFLEKLYTLTVEESIQLLIPTVSEELPIIASEWKKWSDIPTVISQYQAVSDADDKFLTYKRLSSNGVCVPRYLLPSQVSSPEEISLNLGWPCLSKPRVGRGGREVIIRNIEDWPAISMLDDRYILQEFIPGTDYAPEVYIGKKSVIVVLEKTRLKEGIVGNATEVKRVNAPDVADIAISAAKSMNLTGPMDIDIRRRNDHNPVVLEINARFGANIARAKEVLDAVLEDFGVC; via the coding sequence ATGGTAAAAATTATGGTGACTGGTATTGGAGGCCCAGCCGGTCGTAATGTTGCATTACTCCTTTTAGAAAAAGGACATACCGTCATTGGCGTTGATATGCAGAGGATCTCGCTTCCAGGGGTCAAGATGCATAGGATTCCCCCTGCTTCACACCCATTGTTTTTGGAAAAATTATATACTCTTACGGTCGAGGAGAGCATCCAACTGCTAATTCCAACTGTGAGTGAGGAATTGCCAATCATAGCCTCGGAATGGAAAAAATGGAGCGACATACCGACAGTCATTAGCCAATATCAAGCAGTCTCCGATGCAGATGATAAATTTCTGACATATAAACGGCTTTCGAGCAATGGAGTATGTGTTCCCAGGTACTTACTACCTTCACAGGTCTCTTCGCCTGAGGAGATCTCGCTTAATTTGGGATGGCCATGCCTGAGTAAGCCGCGAGTAGGTAGAGGCGGTAGAGAGGTAATTATTAGAAACATAGAGGATTGGCCTGCAATCTCCATGCTTGATGACAGATATATATTGCAGGAGTTTATCCCTGGAACGGATTACGCACCTGAGGTATATATTGGGAAAAAATCTGTTATCGTAGTTTTAGAAAAGACTAGGTTAAAAGAGGGAATCGTGGGCAACGCAACTGAAGTGAAGCGCGTAAACGCTCCAGACGTGGCAGATATAGCTATATCTGCAGCAAAGTCTATGAATCTGACCGGCCCAATGGATATAGATATTCGCCGTCGAAACGATCACAATCCTGTAGTTCTGGAGATCAATGCCAGGTTTGGGGCAAATATTGCCCGAGCCAAAGAAGTACTGGATGCAGTTTTGGAAGATTTTGGAGTTTGCTAA
- a CDS encoding PIG-L deacetylase family protein, which translates to MYQLAADCLGIIGQSILLIGIVWMKLIVEPSPKPRKILVIGAHPDDIEIACGGSIAELSDAGNTIMSLIVSKGERGGNSSSRLIEATKSAEFLGINKVEIMDFPDTKLDQFILEISKKIEIIVNELKPDMVFTHSIHDLHQDHRAVHDATLRACRNLSTILCYESPSTTQDFQPNVFINIEQYVDIKIESIQEHKDQNKKKYVQPEQVYGKAIFRGAQAKLGEAEGFEAIRINLQI; encoded by the coding sequence TTGTACCAGTTAGCTGCCGATTGCCTGGGCATCATAGGACAGAGTATACTCCTGATAGGAATTGTGTGGATGAAATTGATAGTTGAACCGAGTCCAAAACCGAGGAAAATTTTGGTGATTGGAGCCCATCCAGATGACATCGAGATCGCCTGTGGAGGCTCTATCGCAGAGCTTTCCGATGCAGGGAACACTATAATGAGCTTGATCGTCAGCAAAGGGGAACGTGGGGGTAATAGTTCCTCTAGGCTTATAGAAGCAACGAAAAGCGCTGAATTCTTAGGTATAAATAAGGTCGAAATTATGGATTTTCCTGATACTAAACTGGACCAGTTCATCTTGGAGATTAGCAAAAAAATCGAAATAATCGTAAACGAGTTGAAACCGGATATGGTATTTACACACTCAATTCACGATCTACATCAGGATCATAGAGCAGTTCATGATGCAACACTGCGTGCTTGCCGCAATCTGAGCACTATATTATGCTATGAAAGCCCTTCTACTACCCAGGACTTCCAACCAAATGTTTTTATAAATATTGAACAGTATGTAGATATTAAAATAGAAAGTATTCAGGAACATAAAGATCAAAACAAAAAGAAATATGTACAGCCAGAGCAGGTCTATGGAAAAGCCATCTTCCGAGGTGCTCAAGCAAAATTGGGAGAAGCAGAAGGCTTTGAGGCAATTCGGATTAATTTACAAATTTAA